The genome window GCAAACGATACCTTGCCAACTCCTTCCTTATCCGCGCCCTGCTGGCCCCGCTGTTGATCAGCGCCGGCCTGGCGCTTCTTGCTCCTGACAGCGGCCGGAGCGAGGAGATGGCCAACCAGCCGTGGGAGATCGTTGCCGACCAGCTCACCTACAGCAAGGAACCGCAGGAGGTATACGCCAGGGGCCATGTAATCGTGACGCCCATGTCCAGGGACAAGATCAGGCCGATCGTCATCAAGGCGGACGAGATCGACTACAACATCAAGCAAGGCCTGATCAAGGCCCGGGGCAATATCGAGCTTTCCACCGCTACCGACCGGATCAATGCCGACCAGGCCGAGATCGAACTGGACTCCAGGACCGGTTTTTTCCTGAACGCGACCCTGTTCCATGCCGAGAACAACGCCTATATCCAGGGCCGGCGGCTCGAAAAAACAGGGGAACTGACCTACCGGATAAGCGACGGCCGTTTCACCACCTGCGACCCCGATCCAAAATCCCCTCTGCCCTGGAGCATCGGCAGCAGCGACGCCGGGATTACCAAGGACGGTTACGCCCTGCTCAGGAACGCCACCTTCCGGATCAGGGGCGTGCCGGTTTTCTACTCACCCTTTCTCATCGTCCCGGCCAAGACCGAACGGCAGAGCGGCCTGCTTTTCCCGGAGCTGTCCAACTCGGCCCGCGAGGGCCAGGGCGTGCTGGTGCCGCTGTTTGTCAATCTCTCTCCCTCAAGCGACGCCACCCTCTACGGCGGCAAGCTTACCAGGCGCGGGGTCCAGGCCGGGGCCGAATTCCGCCATGTGGCTGATCTCGATTCCCGGGGCATGTTCTCGGCCAGCTATCTGCGGGACTCCCTGGTCGACACGGTTGGCAATGACTTCAACTCCGACGGTTTTCTCCGCACCCGCGAGGATCGCTACTGGATCCGCGCCAAGGCCGACCATTATTTCAGCAACGGGCTGATCGGCCGGGTCGATCTGGACCTGGTTTCGGACCGCGATTATCTCAGGGAGTTCCAGGCCGGGATGACCGGTTTTACCCAGAGCGACCAGGAGTATTTCACCGCCTTTCAACGCGGCTTCCAGGATGAGACCGAACTCTTCCGGGAAAACACGGCGCAACTGAGCCGCAACTGGGACTCCATGGGCCTCTACGGCGAACTGCGCGCCATTGACGACAACAGCCCCGGCACAAACGCCGCCACTCCGCTCCGGTCCCTGCCCCGGATATCCTCTGCCGGGATCATGTCCCTGGCCGGGAGCCCGGTCGATCTCAGCTGGCAGTCGGAATACGTCTACTATGTCCGTGACAACGGCCTGGGCGGGCATCGCCTGGATCTTGCCCCCCGGCTCATCGTGCCGCTGCACCCCCTGGCCCCGCTGTTTGAGGCCACCCTGTCCACCGGTCTGCGTGAAACCCTGTACCTGGTGGAGACCAACGGCAACACCGGCTGGAGCGGCAACACCGGCCAGGGCCGGACCCTGTACGACCTCAGCGCCAGTCTGGCCACCACCCTGCGGCAGGACTTTGTCCGGGGCAAGGCCGCGGCCGG of Desulfobacterales bacterium contains these proteins:
- the lptD gene encoding LPS assembly protein LptD, whose amino-acid sequence is MRKRYLANSFLIRALLAPLLISAGLALLAPDSGRSEEMANQPWEIVADQLTYSKEPQEVYARGHVIVTPMSRDKIRPIVIKADEIDYNIKQGLIKARGNIELSTATDRINADQAEIELDSRTGFFLNATLFHAENNAYIQGRRLEKTGELTYRISDGRFTTCDPDPKSPLPWSIGSSDAGITKDGYALLRNATFRIRGVPVFYSPFLIVPAKTERQSGLLFPELSNSAREGQGVLVPLFVNLSPSSDATLYGGKLTRRGVQAGAEFRHVADLDSRGMFSASYLRDSLVDTVGNDFNSDGFLRTREDRYWIRAKADHYFSNGLIGRVDLDLVSDRDYLREFQAGMTGFTQSDQEYFTAFQRGFQDETELFRENTAQLSRNWDSMGLYGELRAIDDNSPGTNAATPLRSLPRISSAGIMSLAGSPVDLSWQSEYVYYVRDNGLGGHRLDLAPRLIVPLHPLAPLFEATLSTGLRETLYLVETNGNTGWSGNTGQGRTLYDLSASLATTLRQDFVRGKAAAGRTLIHTVRPYLDYSYLPDVNQSSLPRFDPSDRINAANKLTYGMSHYFRSRTRLGNRSESRDSAYLNIEQSYDFRAGDRPYSDVSAKLELTPLPELKFNGKTAVSVYGGGVTYYDLTGVYTNSHGDTILADYYYKKDTGIEELTAGIKARVSNALSAQYDVVHSFANNVGAVSTSMRLIYQPSCWGMILSGTRSSDDFRVMLTFTLTGIGKALELGRSL